The genome window GTGGTGGAGACCCCGTTTTACCGGCGCTCCCGATAAAATCACTATCCCATCACTCACTGCATGAAAGGAGCCCCCATGGCTACCCTTCCCGATTCTTTCTCCTACTCCGACGAGCACGAGTGGATCAACGCCGCCGCCGACGAGGCGGTGGGCAAGACCGTGCGCGTGGGCATCACCTCCGTGGCCACGGAGCGCCTCGGCGAGGTCGTGTTCGCGGAACTGCCCGAGGTAGGCGATACCGTCACCGCCGGTGAGCCCTGCGGCGAGGTGGAGTCCACCAAGTCCGTCTCCGATCTCTACGCTCCCGTGAGCGGCACCGTCACCGCCATCAACGAGGACATCGAGGATAACTACGAGGTCATCAACGAGGATCCCTTTGGTGCCGGCTGGCTCTACGAGGTGGAGGTCACCGAGGTGGGCGAGTTGCTCACCGCGGCGGATTACGCGGCCGCCAACGGCGTGGAATAACGCGCCCAGGGGGCTATGATGTAGCCACTATGACTGCACCCCGAGCCCCCTTTTTCCCCGCACACCGTTCTATTCGCGCCACCGAGGACCCCCTGGATATTCGCCATCTTGGGGTGATGGATTACCAGGAGGCCTGGGATCTCCAGGCGGACCTCGCCGCACGGCGCTATCGGGGGGAGGTGGGCGATACCGTCCTGGTACTGGAGCACCCCAACGTGTACACGGCGGGCAAGCGCACGCAACCGGAGGATCGCCCACAGAACGATCTGCCGGTGATCGACGTGGATCGGGGCGGGCGGATCACCTGGCACGGTCGCGGCCAACTAGTGCTCTACCCCATCATTCAGCTCGCCGATCCGGTGGACGTGGTGGATTACGTGCGCCGCCTGGAGGAGGCCATCATTCAGACGGTACAGCAGGCGGGCATTGACGGTGCGGGGCGTATCGACGGCCGCTCCGGGGTGTGGGTACCCGCCTCCGGGGTGCAACCGGATCGCAAGGTCGCGGCCATTGGCATCCGCATTACCCACGGCGTGACCATGCACGGTATCTCGCTGAATTGCTCAAACACCCTGGATTACTACCACCACATCATTCCCTGCGGGATCACCGATGCCGGGGTGACCACCATGTCCAGGGAGTTGGGCCGCGAGGTGAGCACCAAGGAGATGGCCACGCCACTGCTTAGTGCCCTCGACGCCGCCCTATCCGGCCGCCTCACCGTGGCCGATCATTCCTTTGGTTCCGCGCCCGATCCCACCAAGGGCCTGCCCCGCCAGCGCTGAGATTTTATCCCGTTTTTACCGCAGTTTTACCTCCCGGTG of Corynebacterium sp. 21KM1197 contains these proteins:
- the gcvH gene encoding glycine cleavage system protein GcvH, with amino-acid sequence MATLPDSFSYSDEHEWINAAADEAVGKTVRVGITSVATERLGEVVFAELPEVGDTVTAGEPCGEVESTKSVSDLYAPVSGTVTAINEDIEDNYEVINEDPFGAGWLYEVEVTEVGELLTAADYAAANGVE
- the lipB gene encoding lipoyl(octanoyl) transferase LipB → MTAPRAPFFPAHRSIRATEDPLDIRHLGVMDYQEAWDLQADLAARRYRGEVGDTVLVLEHPNVYTAGKRTQPEDRPQNDLPVIDVDRGGRITWHGRGQLVLYPIIQLADPVDVVDYVRRLEEAIIQTVQQAGIDGAGRIDGRSGVWVPASGVQPDRKVAAIGIRITHGVTMHGISLNCSNTLDYYHHIIPCGITDAGVTTMSRELGREVSTKEMATPLLSALDAALSGRLTVADHSFGSAPDPTKGLPRQR